The following coding sequences are from one Formosa haliotis window:
- a CDS encoding ammonium transporter, with product MEILTINNVWMMVCTALVFFMHLGFAFLEIGLTRQKNTLNILFKNIFIITIGLLLYCLVGFNLMYPGEFNGFIGFAGFGLTSPLTDAGVLDLAYSEGYTYWTDFLFQGMFAATAATIVSGAVAERMKIVPFMIFAIIYVGLVYPIVGSWKWGGGFLDEMGFYDFAGSTLVHSVGGWAAVVAVCLLGPRIGKFKDGKIQAIPGHNIPLATAGVLILWLGWFGFNGGSVLSADPGATSLVLVTTCLAAAAGGVVSMLVSTAMYKNLDLTMFLNGILGGLVGITAGADVVTPTSAIIIGAIAGVLIVLAVSFVDNKLKLDDPVGAIAVHLICGIWGTLAVGIFSTNPDHSFLTQLIGVACYAVMCIVASFIIIFALKKTMGIRVSEREEIEGLDAHEHGMDAYPDFRLNEH from the coding sequence ATGGAAATTTTAACTATAAATAATGTATGGATGATGGTCTGTACAGCGCTTGTTTTCTTTATGCACCTTGGATTCGCATTCTTAGAAATAGGCTTAACAAGACAAAAAAACACTTTAAATATTCTATTTAAAAACATCTTTATTATAACAATTGGCCTTTTATTATATTGTTTAGTAGGCTTTAACTTAATGTACCCAGGAGAATTTAATGGCTTTATAGGATTCGCAGGATTCGGATTAACATCACCATTAACAGATGCTGGGGTTTTAGACTTAGCATATAGCGAAGGCTATACCTATTGGACAGACTTCTTATTCCAAGGTATGTTTGCTGCTACCGCTGCAACTATTGTATCTGGAGCTGTTGCAGAACGTATGAAAATTGTACCGTTTATGATTTTTGCTATAATTTATGTAGGACTCGTTTATCCAATTGTTGGATCATGGAAATGGGGTGGCGGATTTTTAGATGAAATGGGCTTCTACGATTTCGCAGGTTCTACACTAGTACACTCTGTTGGTGGTTGGGCAGCAGTTGTTGCTGTTTGCCTTTTAGGCCCTAGAATTGGGAAATTTAAAGATGGAAAAATACAAGCAATTCCAGGTCACAACATACCTTTAGCAACTGCCGGAGTATTAATCTTATGGTTAGGATGGTTCGGATTTAACGGTGGATCTGTACTTTCTGCAGACCCAGGAGCTACATCTTTAGTACTTGTTACAACGTGTTTAGCTGCTGCTGCTGGTGGTGTAGTGTCTATGTTAGTTTCTACAGCCATGTACAAAAACCTAGATTTAACCATGTTCTTAAACGGAATTCTTGGTGGTTTAGTTGGTATCACTGCCGGAGCAGATGTGGTTACACCTACTAGCGCCATTATTATTGGTGCCATTGCAGGGGTACTTATTGTACTAGCAGTAAGTTTTGTAGACAACAAACTAAAATTAGATGATCCTGTAGGAGCAATCGCAGTTCACCTTATCTGTGGTATCTGGGGAACATTAGCTGTAGGTATTTTCTCTACAAACCCAGATCATAGTTTCTTAACACAATTAATAGGTGTTGCATGTTACGCTGTAATGTGTATAGTTGCTTCTTTTATAATCATATTTGCTTTAAAGAAAACCATGGGAATCCGTGTTTCTGAAAGAGAAGAAATTGAAGGACTTGATGCTCATGAGCATGGTATGGATGCTTATCCAGACTTCCGATTAAATGAACACTAA
- a CDS encoding P-II family nitrogen regulator, translated as MKKIEAIIRKSRFAEVKKALHAVGINFFSYWDVTGLGNEKEGHVYRGVSYSTSDIQRRYLSIVVNDDFEDTTVKTIIQSARTGDVGDGKIFVSDITECYRIRTGEKGGETLK; from the coding sequence ATGAAAAAAATCGAAGCAATTATTAGAAAATCTAGATTCGCGGAAGTTAAAAAAGCACTTCACGCAGTTGGTATTAATTTTTTCTCTTACTGGGATGTAACCGGACTTGGAAACGAAAAAGAAGGTCACGTTTATCGTGGAGTTAGTTATAGTACTAGCGATATCCAACGCCGATACCTTTCAATTGTCGTTAATGATGATTTTGAAGACACCACCGTTAAAACAATCATTCAATCTGCTAGAACAGGCGATGTTGGAGATGGTAAAATTTTCGTATCAGACATTACAGAATGCTACAGAATTCGCACTGGCGAAAAAGGAGGAGAAACATTAAAATAA
- a CDS encoding ammonium transporter yields MMLILNSTPAIQDAAAVAAAVKDDMGMLWMLIAGILVFFMQAGFFLVESGMTDSKNAVNIAMKNFLDIAVGSLAFWFIGYSLMYGADVSGGGFFHWGGFVFSQGAADLFFQTVFAATAATIVSGAIAGRTKYTTYAFFSIILTALIYPIAGGWEWNGGWLNAEWMPAEFIDFAGSSIVHSVGGWAALVAAWMVGPRIGKFLNGKPVEMHGHNQMYATLGVFILWLGWFGFNGGSQLAWGGDDSVAASQVVLVTNLAASAGALSALLFTWIKNGKPNLGMTLNGALAGLVSITAGCGNMTEGGSVLAGLIGGILVVLSIGFIEKTLKIDDAVGAISVHGVAGAWGTLVIGLWGVDGETGIGLFNGGGVSQLAAQAIGVIAYAFWAIVLSYIFLTILKATCGGLRVTEEEEIAGLDISEHGSIAYHGKRNRELE; encoded by the coding sequence ATGATGTTAATTTTAAATTCAACGCCTGCAATTCAAGACGCAGCGGCTGTTGCAGCAGCTGTAAAAGATGACATGGGAATGCTTTGGATGCTTATTGCTGGTATTTTAGTATTCTTTATGCAGGCAGGATTCTTCTTAGTAGAGTCTGGAATGACAGATTCTAAAAACGCAGTTAACATTGCCATGAAGAATTTCCTTGATATCGCTGTAGGATCTTTAGCATTTTGGTTTATCGGATACTCTTTAATGTATGGGGCCGATGTTTCTGGCGGAGGATTCTTTCACTGGGGAGGATTTGTATTTTCTCAAGGAGCTGCCGATTTATTCTTCCAAACAGTATTTGCCGCAACCGCTGCAACTATAGTTTCTGGAGCAATTGCCGGACGAACTAAATATACAACATATGCATTTTTCAGTATCATACTTACCGCTTTAATCTACCCAATAGCTGGTGGATGGGAATGGAATGGTGGATGGCTAAATGCCGAATGGATGCCAGCCGAATTTATTGATTTCGCAGGTTCTTCAATAGTACACTCTGTAGGAGGATGGGCTGCCTTAGTAGCCGCTTGGATGGTAGGTCCTAGAATTGGAAAATTCCTTAACGGAAAGCCTGTAGAAATGCATGGTCACAACCAAATGTACGCCACTTTAGGTGTATTCATTCTATGGTTAGGATGGTTTGGTTTTAACGGTGGTTCTCAATTAGCTTGGGGAGGCGATGACTCTGTAGCAGCATCACAAGTTGTGCTTGTTACCAACTTAGCTGCATCTGCAGGAGCATTAAGCGCATTACTATTTACTTGGATAAAAAATGGAAAACCAAATTTAGGAATGACTTTAAACGGAGCACTTGCAGGTCTTGTTAGTATTACTGCTGGTTGTGGAAACATGACCGAAGGCGGATCGGTATTAGCAGGATTAATTGGAGGTATCTTAGTTGTATTATCTATTGGCTTTATAGAAAAAACTTTAAAAATAGACGATGCCGTTGGAGCTATTTCTGTACACGGTGTTGCCGGCGCATGGGGAACTCTAGTAATTGGCCTTTGGGGTGTTGATGGAGAAACCGGAATTGGCTTATTTAATGGCGGAGGTGTTTCGCAATTAGCAGCACAAGCTATTGGTGTAATAGCCTATGCATTCTGGGCAATTGTACTTTCATACATATTCTTAACCATACTAAAAGCAACATGCGGAGGTCTAAGAGTAACAGAAGAAGAAGAAATTGCTGGATTAGATATTTCTGAACACGGATCTATTGCATACCACGGAAAAAGAAACAGAGAACTTGAATAA
- a CDS encoding outer membrane beta-barrel protein: MKKIFTLALIFASISIYAQDTIATMKAKPKFSISGSVDTYYQTYLTAPDNEGQAFGTAFADQSGFALGMGNLIVSYEGAKVGAVLDLVVGPRGAAATFNSDIIDGIVNQAYVYWSVSDKTTLTFGRWNTFLGYEVIAPAANFNYSTSYLFSSGPFSHMGIKADFALSDDFSLMLAVTNPWDVNDTSWDGEYALGAQLGYKGQYLNFYYDSGNNGGLGFEVDYTGGFDLSDAFYLGINAAYNNNDGSGFYGTALYPQFATSDSFSIGLRGEFYGKYYEDGSMDDDGFDLEDDSVLAFTLTGSYTIENLIIKPEIRLDSWSDSMPYIDNDGEASDKLAAFTIAAIYAF; this comes from the coding sequence ATGAAGAAAATCTTTACCTTAGCCCTTATCTTTGCATCTATTAGCATTTATGCTCAAGACACTATCGCAACAATGAAAGCCAAACCTAAGTTTAGCATTAGCGGAAGTGTCGACACTTACTACCAAACCTACTTAACCGCTCCCGACAATGAAGGCCAGGCTTTTGGAACTGCGTTTGCAGATCAATCTGGATTTGCTTTAGGTATGGGTAACCTAATAGTATCTTACGAAGGTGCCAAAGTTGGTGCAGTACTTGATTTAGTAGTTGGACCAAGAGGTGCCGCTGCTACTTTTAATAGCGATATTATAGACGGTATTGTAAACCAAGCTTATGTATACTGGAGTGTAAGCGACAAAACAACCTTAACATTTGGTCGTTGGAATACCTTCTTAGGTTATGAAGTAATTGCTCCTGCCGCAAACTTTAACTACAGTACATCTTATTTATTCTCTAGCGGACCTTTTTCTCATATGGGGATTAAAGCTGATTTCGCATTATCTGACGACTTTAGCTTAATGTTAGCCGTAACAAACCCATGGGATGTTAACGACACATCTTGGGATGGCGAATACGCTTTAGGCGCTCAATTAGGCTACAAAGGTCAGTACCTTAACTTTTACTACGACAGCGGAAACAATGGTGGTTTAGGATTTGAAGTAGACTACACCGGAGGTTTCGATTTATCTGATGCTTTTTACTTAGGAATCAACGCTGCATATAACAATAATGACGGATCTGGATTTTACGGTACAGCATTATACCCACAATTTGCAACTAGCGATTCTTTTAGTATCGGGTTAAGAGGTGAATTTTACGGAAAATATTACGAAGATGGCTCTATGGACGATGACGGATTTGACCTAGAGGATGATAGTGTTTTAGCATTTACTCTTACTGGAAGCTACACTATTGAAAACCTAATAATCAAGCCAGAAATTAGATTAGATTCTTGGTCTGACAGTATGCCTTACATCGATAATGATGGAGAAGCTTCAGACAAATTAGCTGCCTTTACCATCGCTGCTATTTACGCCTTCTAA
- the gltB gene encoding glutamate synthase large subunit, producing MLKKQGLYLPEFEHDNCGAGFICSLTGSRSNDIIHKALEILVKLEHRGAVSADGKTGDGAGILIDIPHDFFVKYCDFELPARGEYAVSNMFLPKKDNQRDFCVDTFEKCIAEQGLKLLGWRNAPVNNKVIGKIAAASEPFIKQVFIGKSHPEQSEFDFNLKLFAARKIAEHTVYNSKLSESSFFYFPSLSTKTIIFKGLLVPEDIKEYYLDLLNPLLDAKLALVHQRFSTNTFPTWDLAQPFRYMCHNGEINTLRGNVSRMFSREEIMESEWFGDDIKRIVPTILRGKSDSASMDMVVELLLMTGRSLPEVMMMLVPEAWEKNETMSDAKKAFYEFNSCLMEPWDGPASIPFTDGSYIGAVLDRNGLRPSRYTVTKDDFVIMSSETGVVDIEPENIKFHGRLEPGKMFLVNMDEGRIVNDEEIKEEIANRHPYRKWLNENLIHLKDIPYGEEPVTHEEEDLSVRQSVFGYTQEDLNTIIQPMAQGGKEPIGSMGSDTPIAILSERPQLIYNYFKQLFAQVTNPPLDGIREELITDISLTLGSDTNIFDISEYHCRKLKIQNPVISKQDLDKIKNHDKSPDYQVTSISILYDVAKGVNGLENRLEEIVEIASKAIDSGTNIIILSDRNVNKEKAPIPALLACSYINHALYKQSKRSQISIIIESAEPREVHHFALLFGYGASAINPYMVNEIVEQQLEAQDITGLDFEDAIKNYNKAVGKGILKVMNKIGISTLNSYRGSQLFECIGINTKVVEKYFPTTPTRIQGIGLHEIEKEISKRHEHAYSVREVDANLDLEIGGQYRWRRNGEKHLFNPLTVAKLQESVRTNKKSTYKEYAELVNNQSKDLMTIRGLFEFTNYDPISIDEVEPWTEIVKRFKTGAMSYGSISKEAHENLAIAMNRIGGKSNSGEGGEDQERFYKDPDGDWKNSAIKQVASGRFGVTSNYLTSAKEIQIKMAQGAKPGEGGQLPGPKVNPSIAKTRNSTPYVGLISPPPHHDIYSIEDLSQLIYDLKSANREARVNVKLVSEVGVGTVAAGVAKAKADVILVSGFDGGTGASPLTSLKHAGLPWELGIAEAQQTLVMNDLRNRIVLECDGQLKTGRDVAIACLLGAEEFGFATAPLVASGCIMMRVCHLNTCPVGIATQNPELRKKFKGKPEHVVNYMYFVAQELREIMAQLGFRTINEMVGQSQKLDRNKAIEHYKASGIDLTPILHRVKTEPYVKLYNTEKQEHNLDVHLDFEIINKAHPALFRKEKTYLDFKITNIDRAVGAVLSNEVSKIYGAQGLPDNTLNLNFTGSAGQSFGAFATKGLTMIVNGNTNDYLGKGLSGAKLIIKVPEKATIVPEENVITGNVTLYGATSGEVYINGKAGERFCVRNSGAQAVVEGIGDHGCEYMTGGVAVILGEVGRNFGAGMSGGIAYVLDAKNSFRTNCNSEDLNLDPVVLEEDIVALKTLITNHYNATLSPLAQRILEQWEEYLPKFIKVLPEEYKQALIKLEQENLVTQ from the coding sequence ATGTTGAAGAAACAGGGGCTATATTTGCCAGAATTCGAACACGACAATTGTGGGGCAGGATTTATTTGTAGTTTAACAGGAAGTCGGTCGAATGATATAATTCATAAAGCACTAGAGATACTAGTGAAATTGGAACATAGAGGCGCAGTTAGTGCAGATGGTAAAACAGGAGATGGTGCAGGAATTTTAATAGATATACCGCATGATTTTTTTGTTAAATATTGTGATTTTGAACTGCCAGCACGTGGAGAATATGCAGTAAGTAATATGTTCTTACCTAAAAAGGATAATCAGCGTGATTTTTGCGTGGATACCTTCGAGAAATGTATTGCAGAACAAGGTTTGAAATTGTTAGGTTGGAGAAATGCTCCAGTTAACAATAAAGTAATAGGGAAAATAGCAGCAGCTAGCGAACCTTTTATTAAGCAAGTCTTTATTGGTAAAAGTCACCCAGAACAATCAGAGTTCGATTTTAATTTAAAATTGTTTGCTGCAAGAAAAATTGCAGAACATACTGTTTATAATTCAAAATTGTCTGAATCTTCATTCTTCTACTTTCCAAGTTTATCTACTAAGACCATTATATTCAAAGGATTATTAGTTCCTGAAGATATTAAAGAATATTATTTAGATTTATTAAACCCGCTATTAGATGCTAAACTAGCTTTAGTACACCAGCGTTTTTCAACAAACACATTCCCAACATGGGATTTGGCTCAGCCTTTCCGTTACATGTGTCACAATGGTGAGATTAATACTTTAAGAGGAAATGTATCTCGTATGTTTTCGCGTGAAGAAATCATGGAAAGCGAATGGTTTGGCGACGATATTAAGCGTATTGTGCCTACTATACTAAGAGGTAAGTCTGATTCTGCTTCTATGGATATGGTGGTAGAATTATTGTTGATGACAGGGCGTTCGTTACCAGAAGTAATGATGATGTTAGTGCCAGAAGCATGGGAGAAAAATGAAACCATGTCTGATGCTAAAAAAGCATTTTACGAATTTAACTCTTGTTTAATGGAGCCTTGGGATGGTCCTGCATCTATTCCGTTTACCGATGGAAGTTATATTGGAGCGGTATTAGATAGAAATGGATTACGTCCATCGCGTTATACCGTTACAAAAGATGATTTCGTAATCATGTCTTCAGAAACTGGAGTGGTAGATATAGAGCCAGAAAACATTAAATTCCACGGGCGTTTAGAGCCAGGAAAAATGTTTTTAGTTAACATGGACGAAGGTCGTATTGTTAACGATGAAGAAATAAAAGAAGAAATAGCCAACAGGCATCCTTATAGAAAATGGTTAAATGAAAATTTAATTCACTTAAAAGATATTCCATACGGTGAAGAACCTGTAACTCATGAAGAAGAAGATTTATCGGTTAGACAATCTGTTTTCGGCTATACCCAAGAAGATTTAAATACTATTATTCAGCCTATGGCGCAAGGAGGTAAAGAACCTATTGGGTCTATGGGTAGCGATACGCCGATAGCCATTTTATCTGAGCGTCCGCAACTTATTTATAACTACTTTAAGCAACTGTTTGCTCAAGTAACAAATCCACCGTTAGATGGTATTCGTGAAGAGTTAATTACAGACATAAGTTTAACATTAGGAAGTGATACTAATATTTTTGATATCAGCGAATATCACTGCCGTAAGCTAAAAATTCAGAACCCTGTAATTTCTAAACAGGATTTAGATAAGATAAAAAATCACGATAAGAGTCCAGATTACCAAGTAACATCTATATCTATTTTATACGATGTAGCAAAAGGAGTAAACGGACTTGAAAACCGATTAGAAGAAATTGTTGAAATAGCTTCAAAAGCGATAGATTCTGGAACCAATATTATTATTCTTTCAGATAGAAATGTAAATAAAGAAAAGGCTCCAATTCCTGCATTGCTTGCCTGTTCTTATATAAACCATGCCTTATACAAGCAGAGTAAGCGTTCTCAAATTAGTATCATTATAGAGTCTGCAGAACCTAGAGAAGTACATCACTTCGCCTTATTATTTGGTTATGGAGCAAGTGCAATTAACCCGTATATGGTTAACGAAATTGTAGAACAACAATTAGAAGCGCAAGATATTACTGGTTTAGATTTTGAAGACGCTATTAAAAACTACAATAAAGCCGTTGGAAAAGGAATTTTAAAGGTGATGAACAAAATTGGTATCTCAACTTTAAATTCTTACCGCGGGTCTCAACTTTTCGAATGTATTGGTATTAATACTAAAGTGGTAGAGAAGTATTTCCCTACTACGCCAACGCGTATTCAAGGAATTGGTTTACATGAAATTGAAAAGGAAATTTCTAAGCGTCATGAGCATGCGTATTCAGTACGTGAAGTAGATGCGAATTTAGATTTAGAAATTGGCGGACAATACAGATGGAGACGTAATGGAGAGAAACACTTATTTAATCCGTTAACCGTAGCTAAATTACAAGAATCTGTTCGTACAAATAAAAAGTCTACTTACAAGGAGTATGCAGAGCTTGTAAATAATCAGTCTAAAGATTTAATGACTATTCGTGGATTGTTTGAATTTACAAACTACGATCCTATTTCTATAGATGAGGTAGAACCATGGACAGAAATCGTAAAACGTTTTAAAACGGGAGCGATGTCTTACGGGTCTATTAGTAAAGAAGCACACGAGAATTTAGCTATTGCCATGAACCGTATTGGTGGGAAAAGTAATTCTGGTGAAGGAGGAGAAGATCAAGAACGTTTTTATAAGGATCCAGATGGAGACTGGAAAAACAGTGCGATTAAGCAAGTTGCTTCCGGACGTTTTGGTGTAACTTCTAATTACCTTACAAGTGCAAAAGAGATTCAAATTAAAATGGCACAAGGGGCTAAACCTGGAGAAGGTGGACAATTACCTGGGCCAAAAGTGAATCCTTCTATTGCAAAAACACGTAATTCTACACCTTATGTAGGGTTAATTTCGCCACCACCACATCACGATATTTATTCTATTGAAGATTTATCGCAATTAATTTACGATTTAAAATCGGCTAACAGAGAAGCTCGTGTTAACGTAAAATTAGTATCAGAAGTTGGTGTGGGTACCGTTGCTGCCGGGGTTGCTAAAGCTAAAGCCGATGTGATTTTAGTATCAGGTTTTGATGGAGGTACAGGAGCATCGCCATTAACATCTTTAAAACATGCAGGTTTACCATGGGAATTAGGAATTGCTGAAGCACAACAAACTTTAGTAATGAACGATTTACGTAACCGAATTGTTTTAGAATGTGACGGACAATTAAAAACAGGTCGCGATGTTGCGATTGCTTGTTTATTAGGAGCAGAAGAATTTGGTTTTGCTACAGCACCATTAGTAGCGTCAGGATGTATCATGATGCGTGTGTGTCACCTAAATACTTGTCCTGTTGGAATTGCAACTCAGAATCCAGAATTACGTAAAAAATTCAAAGGAAAACCAGAGCATGTTGTAAACTACATGTATTTTGTTGCTCAAGAATTACGCGAAATTATGGCGCAATTAGGATTTAGAACGATTAACGAAATGGTTGGACAATCTCAAAAGTTAGACCGCAATAAGGCTATAGAACATTATAAAGCTTCAGGTATCGATTTAACGCCAATATTACACAGAGTAAAAACAGAGCCTTACGTAAAATTATATAATACAGAAAAGCAAGAACATAATTTAGATGTACATTTAGACTTCGAAATTATTAATAAAGCACACCCTGCATTATTCCGTAAGGAAAAAACATATTTAGATTTTAAAATAACAAACATTGACCGTGCGGTTGGAGCTGTATTAAGTAACGAAGTTTCTAAAATTTACGGTGCTCAAGGCTTACCAGATAACACCTTAAATTTAAACTTTACAGGATCTGCGGGACAAAGTTTTGGAGCATTTGCAACCAAAGGTTTAACCATGATTGTTAATGGAAATACAAATGATTATTTAGGTAAAGGATTGTCTGGAGCTAAATTAATTATTAAGGTTCCAGAAAAAGCAACGATTGTTCCAGAAGAGAATGTTATTACAGGTAACGTAACCTTATACGGAGCAACATCTGGAGAAGTTTATATTAATGGTAAAGCAGGAGAGCGTTTCTGTGTAAGAAATTCGGGAGCTCAGGCCGTAGTTGAAGGTATCGGAGATCACGGTTGTGAGTATATGACAGGTGGTGTTGCGGTTATTCTTGGAGAAGTTGGAAGAAACTTTGGAGCAGGTATGAGTGGAGGAATTGCTTATGTTTTAGATGCGAAAAATTCATTTAGAACCAATTGTAATTCCGAAGATTTAAACTTAGATCCAGTCGTTTTAGAGGAAGATATCGTAGCTTTAAAAACGTTAATCACGAATCATTATAATGCAACTTTAAGTCCGTTAGCACAACGTATTTTAGAACAATGGGAAGAATATTTGCCGAAATTCATTAAGGTTTTACCAGAAGAATATAAGCAAGCTTTAATTAAATTAGAACAAGAAAACCTTGTAACGCAATAG
- a CDS encoding glutamate synthase subunit beta — protein sequence MGKITGFLEYKREVEAYEPVEERIKDYKEFTIPLSEPEMKNQGARCMDCGIPFCHSGCPLGNLIPDFNDKVYKGKWKEAAAILHSTNNFPEFTGRLCPAPCEEACVLGINEDPVTIENIEKQIVETAFKEGWVVAHPPKHRTGKTVAVIGGGPSGLAAAQQLNRAGHLVTLFERDDKVGGLLRYGIPDFKLEKEIIDRRIEVLEEEGITFKTNAHVGVNVDAEQLKKDFDAVVLCGGATVRRGMPIPGAELNGVVQAMDFLKQNNKRVSGQKEFENEILATGKNVIVIGGGDTGSDCIGTSNRHGAKSVTNFEILDKPSEGRPAHQPWPYWPMKLRTSTSHKEGVERFFSISTKEFLGDEKGNLKGLVTAEVEWIFKPGERPQLKELPGTEKTWDCELALLALGFTGSEKTIADQLGLEMDFRTNIKADTNDYMSNVPGVFVAGDMRRGQSLIVWAISEGRQAAYHVDKYLMGESNLPLKTGIDLPRV from the coding sequence ATGGGAAAAATAACAGGATTTTTAGAATATAAACGTGAAGTTGAAGCATACGAGCCAGTAGAAGAGCGTATTAAAGACTATAAAGAATTTACAATTCCATTATCTGAACCTGAGATGAAAAATCAAGGGGCACGTTGTATGGATTGTGGTATTCCATTTTGCCATAGTGGTTGTCCACTAGGGAATTTAATTCCAGATTTTAACGATAAAGTATATAAAGGAAAGTGGAAAGAAGCTGCGGCAATTTTACACTCTACAAACAATTTTCCGGAGTTTACAGGAAGACTTTGTCCTGCACCTTGCGAAGAAGCTTGTGTGTTAGGAATTAACGAAGACCCTGTAACCATTGAGAATATTGAAAAACAAATTGTAGAAACAGCCTTTAAAGAAGGTTGGGTAGTGGCGCACCCGCCAAAACATCGTACAGGTAAAACAGTTGCGGTTATTGGTGGTGGACCATCAGGTTTAGCTGCTGCACAACAATTAAACCGTGCAGGACACTTAGTGACTTTATTTGAGAGAGATGATAAAGTTGGAGGGTTATTACGTTACGGTATTCCAGATTTTAAATTAGAAAAAGAAATCATAGATCGTCGTATTGAAGTGTTAGAAGAGGAAGGTATTACATTTAAAACCAATGCTCATGTTGGTGTAAATGTAGATGCCGAACAACTTAAAAAAGACTTCGATGCAGTGGTGTTATGTGGTGGTGCAACGGTAAGACGTGGTATGCCAATTCCTGGAGCTGAATTAAATGGTGTTGTTCAGGCAATGGATTTCTTAAAACAAAATAACAAACGCGTAAGTGGACAAAAAGAATTTGAAAATGAAATTCTTGCTACTGGTAAAAACGTTATTGTTATTGGTGGGGGAGATACTGGATCTGACTGTATAGGAACTTCTAATCGTCACGGCGCAAAATCGGTAACAAATTTTGAAATTTTAGATAAACCTTCAGAAGGCCGTCCAGCACATCAACCTTGGCCATATTGGCCAATGAAATTGCGAACTAGTACGTCTCATAAAGAGGGTGTAGAACGTTTTTTCAGTATTTCAACTAAAGAATTTTTAGGCGATGAAAAAGGTAATCTTAAAGGTTTAGTAACTGCTGAAGTAGAATGGATTTTTAAGCCAGGCGAGCGTCCGCAATTAAAGGAGCTTCCAGGTACCGAGAAAACGTGGGATTGCGAATTAGCATTGTTAGCTTTAGGATTTACAGGGTCTGAAAAAACAATTGCCGATCAGCTTGGTCTAGAAATGGATTTTAGAACGAATATTAAAGCAGATACAAACGATTATATGTCTAATGTGCCAGGTGTTTTTGTAGCCGGAGATATGCGTCGTGGACAGTCGTTAATTGTTTGGGCAATTTCAGAAGGTAGACAAGCCGCCTACCATGTAGATAAATACTTAATGGGAGAATCTAACTTACCTTTAAAAACAGGTATAGATTTGCCAAGAGTGTAA